CTCGGCTACAAGATCATCAACCGCCTGATCCAGGACATGGGAGACAACGGCACGGTTGAGTTCATGCCGCGCATGGAAGGCACCACGCTGCACGCCATCCTGGCCCCCAGCAAGAAGGCTGAGCCAAAGAAGCCGGCAGCTCCCAAGCCGGACGTCCCGGCCGCCGAGCCAACCCCGGTGCCGCAGGCATAATCCTGTTCCAACGTTTGTCATAAGGGCTCCCTCGCGGAGCCCTTATTCGTTGGCGCCTTCCTTCACCCACCGCTCCAGGTCGCGAATCTCCTGTTCCGGCAGCTTGCCGCGGCGGTTGGGCATGGGCATTGGGTCGTCCTTCGGCCCTTCATGGCGCACCAGCTGGATCAGCAGGCTCTTTTCCGGGTCGCCCGGAACCAGCGCCGTACCGTGTTTTCCGCCCTTCAGCATGTAGGCGCGGCTGTCCACGCGCAGGCCGCTCTCGCGGTTAAGTCCGGCATGGCAGCGGTAGCAGCGGGCCTGCAGAATCGGCTGGACGCGATCCACATACAGGTTGCCGGTGGACCTGTAGGTCACATCCTCGGGAGTCATCGGCTTCTCGCAGCCGGCCAGAAGTGCGGCAAAGGACAGCAGGGCTCCGCCCCAAAGCAGTGCAGGTCGCATGGTCCTCTTCATGGTAGCGGATGGCCGTCACCCTCCATCCATGCACCAGGAACAGTGCAACCATGGCGCGCGGTGCGCTTTACTCAATGTTTACTCATCCCTACACAGAATCCCGTTGGTTACTTTTGCGACAAAGCCTACCGGCGTAGCCTTGGAATTGCTCTGGCCTTTGACGCGGCCTCCTGGTTTTACTTATGCGTCGCCTTGGATTCACGCTTCTGCTCGTCGCTCTTGCCACCGGCCCAACCCAGGCCATGCAAGCGAAGAAGCCTGTGAAAAAATCCGCCGCCGGACAGCCTGCGGTACGCAAGGCCACCCGTCCGCCTGCATCCACCAGCAGGAAACCGGCTCCAGCTCTCGCGGCAACCGCGAAGCGGAGCGGCCGTTCCGCTGTGGACGACGCAGGCAACCGCGCGGCTGAATCAGCCGCGTCCGAGCGTGTCCATGCCTGGATGCGCGACCACCACGAGGTCATCGCCGACGACGCGCCGGTCGCAAAGCCTGTTCGCAAGCCCGCGGCGGCTACCGGAACGTCGACAGCCGCCAAGGCATCCTCCACAAAAGATGACGCCCAGAAGGCGACCACCGAGGACTTCCTGAAGGCCGCCGAACAGCGCAGGTCCCTGGAAGAGAAGCAGCCGCAGGAGACCGGGGACACGCCCGCTCCGGCTGACGATGTCAGGCCGTCGCCAAAGTCCGAAGCCGCACCTCCACAGCCTGCACCAGGCAAGGCTGTCGTAGCAGAAGACAAGCCGGCACCGCAGCCGGCCGCTCCGGCAAAGTCGAAGCTGAACCTCGCCCGGCCTGAACCGCCCAAGCCTTCTACCCAGAGGACAGAGCCCGCAAAAATTGTTACCGCCGCGGCACCCCCAACGGCTGCTCCCACCGCCAAACCCGCGATTGAAGAGAAGGCTGCCTCGGAGCTGCCCGCGCCCCCGGTGCTTGCCGTCAAGCGCACTGAGCTGGTGGAAGAAGACGAGACGATTGGCAGCGGCAAGCTGCCCCAGCCCAGGCTCACCTTCCGCCGCGGACGCCTGGTTGTGCCCGCTCCGCTGCTTGGCTCCCACGCCATCCTCGTCCGGCAGAACGTCGTAGCCGACCGCTATGGTCTGGAGCGTGTGCAGGACGATAACGACCTGGAGCGCATGCGCAAATCCAAAGACCTGATCGCGTTGCCGGACACGAAGATGATGCAGGTCGACGACCGCCTGGCCGTGAATCGCCGCTATGCCCGCCCATGGGCCGTCAAGTTCCTCAATGACCTGGGCCGTGCGCACTATGACCACTTCCACGGCGCTCTTCAGGTCAACTCCGCCGTACGTACCGTCGAGTTTCAGCACCGCCTGATCCGCACCAACGGCAATGCTGCACCGGCGGAAGGCGACACCGCCTCGCCGCACCTGACCGGTCAGGCCGTTGACATCGCCAAGCATGGCCTCTCCATGACGGAGATTGCATGGCTGCGCGCCTATCTGCTGCCGCTGGTGCAGGAGGGCAAGATCGACGTGGAAGAAGAGTTCCAGCAGGCCTGCTTCCACATCAGCATCTACAAAAACTACATGCCGGAACCGAAGACCAAGGCAAAGCCGAAGTCCCGCGTCCCCAAGGCGCTCGCAACCGCGGTTCCGTAAGAGGCAAGCCAGCTAACCCGGCTTTTATTCCCGCTTTGTCATCCCGACCAACCCGGGTTGCGAGAGTGGGTTCTGTTTCACAACCGCAACGCTACCCAATCTCCTGCAGATCCGGCGCCACCCACGCCCGCCGCGCCTCGACTGACTTCACCACATCGAAGCTGTAATACCGTGTCAGAATCTCGCGTTGCGGCGCGTACTGCGACACGGCATGGTTGGCAAACTGCGCACGTTCCGGGTGCGGATGTCTCTTCAGCTCCGCGGCCAGCAGCAGAATCCAGAAGACGGTGATGGTCTCGTGGTATCCGCTGGTCTCGGTATTCTTTCCTCCCACCGCTTCGTTGTACGCGCGGATGCGCTGCCGCATCTGCGTAAGTGCCTCATCGGCGCCCAGCGCGTGAACGTACCACGCGCCGCCAAGGATATGCGCGCCGTGTGTCCACCGCTCCTTAGGCAGGGTTCCGGCCTCGAAGGCGGCAATAAAAGCTTCCATCTCCTCGTGCGTGGATGGCAGTGTGTGCATGGCTTTATCCTCTCACTGCCGCAAGCGTGCCACGCCCGCACACCCCTTCTTTTCGTCGTGTCATTCCGACCGCAGCCAAGCGGAGTGGAAAGAGCTGCATTTCTCGCGCTTGCCTTTCTTGTCTCTCGTCATCCTGCAGCATCTCCTTCTAAAACAACCACCACCCTGGGTAGGAAGTCACGCCCCGTACCGCCCGCCTCACCCTGTACTCTGGTTGCAATGGAACCAGTCACACACTTCATGACGGGCGCGGTGCTTAGCCGCGCGGGGTTCAACCGCAAAGCCGCATACTCCACGCTGGCCATGGCGCTGGCCGCCGAGATGCCGGACATCGATTACATCTACCGCCTTGGCGGACCATTGTCCTGGTTCCAGTACCATCGCGGCTGGACGCACAGCTTCTGGTCGCTTCCGCTGCAGGCGGCTGTGCTTGTAGGGTTGATCAGCCTGCTGCATCGCTGGCGCGTTTCACGCGGCAAGACAACGGTTGCGCCGGTACGCTGGGGATGGCTCTTCGCGCTCTCCTGGATCGCTCTGCTCTCCCACCTGCTGCTCGACTACACCAACAACTACGGCATCCGCCCCTTCGCCCCATGGAACCCGCGCTGGTATGACGCTTCCATCGTCTTCATCGCCGAGCCGCTGCTGTGGCTTCTCCTCGCCGGAGCCCTGGCACTGCCCTTCATCTTTGGCCTGGTGGCCAGTGAGGTCGGTGCGCA
Above is a genomic segment from Terriglobus tenax containing:
- a CDS encoding c-type cytochrome domain-containing protein; translated protein: MRPALLWGGALLSFAALLAGCEKPMTPEDVTYRSTGNLYVDRVQPILQARCYRCHAGLNRESGLRVDSRAYMLKGGKHGTALVPGDPEKSLLIQLVRHEGPKDDPMPMPNRRGKLPEQEIRDLERWVKEGANE
- a CDS encoding DUF5715 family protein yields the protein MRRLGFTLLLVALATGPTQAMQAKKPVKKSAAGQPAVRKATRPPASTSRKPAPALAATAKRSGRSAVDDAGNRAAESAASERVHAWMRDHHEVIADDAPVAKPVRKPAAATGTSTAAKASSTKDDAQKATTEDFLKAAEQRRSLEEKQPQETGDTPAPADDVRPSPKSEAAPPQPAPGKAVVAEDKPAPQPAAPAKSKLNLARPEPPKPSTQRTEPAKIVTAAAPPTAAPTAKPAIEEKAASELPAPPVLAVKRTELVEEDETIGSGKLPQPRLTFRRGRLVVPAPLLGSHAILVRQNVVADRYGLERVQDDNDLERMRKSKDLIALPDTKMMQVDDRLAVNRRYARPWAVKFLNDLGRAHYDHFHGALQVNSAVRTVEFQHRLIRTNGNAAPAEGDTASPHLTGQAVDIAKHGLSMTEIAWLRAYLLPLVQEGKIDVEEEFQQACFHISIYKNYMPEPKTKAKPKSRVPKALATAVP